In a genomic window of bacterium:
- a CDS encoding glycosyltransferase gives MLERVMLSYINITTGHRKAAQSIHKTLNLIYPGIDVLEIDPLGYFHPKLENIIGKIYFEIIKTNPDFWDFIYDNEQIVKLTAKIRQALNALNSTRLHKLFSSFNPQVVICTHALPCGIFSALKKKLDDFSLIGVITDFDIHNYWIHENVSYYVVSNDETAKKLEEKRINKERIKILGIPIDPVFTEDKDIYNLKKKYELKDDLPTILIMGGGLGLGPIDKIVHCLNKIKNIDFQVIVVAGTNKELELKLREISATLPKLTKVFGYVNFIDELMKISNILIGKPGGLTTAESLACGLPMLIVNPIPGQEERNTQYLISQGVAIKVSNEFEIQKTIQELLITPENLLKMRQKTSNISKPKSAFDIIKVAQDSILT, from the coding sequence ATGTTAGAACGAGTAATGTTATCCTATATCAATATTACTACCGGTCATAGAAAAGCCGCTCAGTCTATCCATAAAACATTGAATTTGATTTATCCCGGAATAGATGTTTTAGAAATTGACCCACTTGGATATTTTCACCCTAAACTTGAAAATATCATTGGAAAGATTTATTTTGAAATAATCAAGACAAATCCAGATTTCTGGGATTTTATATATGACAATGAACAGATAGTTAAATTGACGGCTAAGATTAGACAGGCACTTAACGCCTTGAATTCTACTCGATTACATAAATTATTTTCATCATTTAATCCTCAAGTTGTCATTTGTACCCATGCCCTTCCTTGTGGGATATTTTCTGCTTTAAAAAAGAAGTTAGATGACTTTTCACTAATTGGGGTAATTACAGACTTTGATATTCATAATTACTGGATTCATGAGAATGTGTCTTACTATGTTGTCTCAAATGACGAGACCGCTAAAAAACTCGAGGAAAAGAGGATTAATAAAGAAAGGATTAAGATTTTAGGTATTCCTATTGACCCGGTATTTACAGAAGATAAGGACATTTATAATTTAAAGAAAAAATATGAGTTAAAAGATGACCTGCCAACGATTTTAATTATGGGAGGTGGATTAGGATTGGGCCCGATAGACAAGATAGTTCATTGTCTCAATAAGATAAAAAATATTGATTTCCAAGTTATAGTTGTTGCAGGCACAAATAAGGAATTAGAGTTAAAACTTAGAGAAATATCCGCTACTCTACCAAAATTAACTAAGGTATTTGGTTATGTGAATTTTATAGATGAATTAATGAAAATATCGAATATCCTTATTGGCAAACCAGGGGGGCTAACCACGGCTGAAAGTTTAGCCTGTGGCTTACCAATGCTCATTGTCAATCCCATCCCGGGGCAGGAAGAAAGAAACACTCAATATCTGATTTCTCAAGGTGTGGCGATAAAAGTAAGCAATGAATTTGAAATACAAAAAACAATCCAGGAATTATTAATTACTCCAGAAAATTTACTTAAGATGCGCCAGAAAACCTCAAATATTAGCAAGCCTAAATCTGCCTTTGATATAATTAAAGTAGCTCAGGATTCTATCCTAACATAA